Proteins encoded in a region of the Salinicoccus sp. RF5 genome:
- a CDS encoding YfcC family protein, with amino-acid sequence MKYIKVPHAFVLIYSIVILAMLLSYIIPAGEYDRTENENGILVVDETSFEFTEQSPVHWTEIFRVVPAGMTDAAGIIFLIFIIGGAFGMINGTGAIEAGINKVVSLLKNREIILIPLTMLIFSLGGATFGMAESTLIFIPMGIMLARSLGMDAMTGMAMVALGAAAGFAGGFMNIFTVGVAQEVAGLPLFSGMFYRIIIQVVFVIIAAFFVYRYGKRVQRDMNNSYVYRLEKNAQAESYEFKTLTSRHIFVLLIILAGFGLIIYGVVQGWSTGTDLAAIFLAMGIFSGLVGGNTPNGIAEDFIKGAKEVTFGALIVGLARCILLILEDGTIIDTVIFSVSSILEGLPASIAAVGMFFTQFIINFFIPSGSGQAATTIPLMAPIGDIVGVPRQSVVLAFQMGDGLSNYLFPTSAILMAGLSIANIPYEKWLRFVWPIMLVWIIACSAFMVISLWIGYGPF; translated from the coding sequence ATGAAATACATAAAAGTACCCCATGCTTTCGTCCTCATCTACTCCATCGTCATTCTGGCGATGCTCCTCAGCTACATCATCCCGGCTGGGGAATACGACCGGACGGAGAATGAGAACGGCATCCTCGTGGTGGACGAAACTTCTTTCGAGTTCACTGAACAGAGCCCCGTCCACTGGACTGAAATATTCCGCGTCGTCCCTGCAGGCATGACGGATGCTGCAGGCATCATATTCCTGATCTTCATCATCGGCGGCGCATTCGGTATGATCAATGGCACCGGGGCGATAGAAGCAGGCATCAACAAGGTGGTCTCGCTGCTCAAGAACCGCGAAATCATACTCATACCACTGACGATGCTCATATTCTCACTGGGCGGTGCCACATTCGGCATGGCCGAATCCACCCTGATATTCATTCCGATGGGCATCATGCTTGCACGCTCCCTCGGCATGGATGCCATGACCGGCATGGCCATGGTCGCACTCGGGGCCGCAGCAGGATTTGCAGGCGGGTTCATGAACATATTCACGGTCGGTGTGGCACAGGAAGTCGCCGGCCTGCCCCTGTTCTCAGGGATGTTCTACAGGATCATCATCCAGGTCGTATTCGTCATCATTGCCGCCTTCTTCGTATACCGGTACGGCAAACGTGTCCAACGCGACATGAACAACAGCTATGTATATCGACTTGAGAAGAATGCACAGGCGGAATCCTACGAATTCAAGACGCTGACATCAAGGCATATATTCGTCCTCCTGATCATACTGGCTGGATTCGGCCTCATCATCTATGGGGTCGTCCAGGGCTGGTCGACGGGCACCGATCTTGCAGCAATATTCCTTGCCATGGGCATCTTCTCCGGCCTGGTCGGAGGCAACACCCCGAACGGGATCGCCGAAGACTTCATCAAGGGCGCTAAGGAAGTCACATTCGGCGCGCTCATCGTCGGGCTGGCCAGGTGCATCCTGCTCATACTGGAGGACGGCACCATCATCGATACGGTCATTTTCTCCGTCAGCTCCATCCTGGAGGGGCTGCCTGCCTCCATAGCCGCGGTCGGCATGTTCTTCACCCAGTTCATCATAAACTTCTTCATCCCATCCGGTTCCGGACAGGCGGCCACCACCATCCCGCTGATGGCACCCATCGGGGATATCGTGGGTGTGCCCAGACAATCGGTGGTCCTCGCATTCCAGATGGGGGATGGGCTGTCGAACTACCTGTTCCCGACTTCGGCCATACTGATGGCAGGACTCAGCATCGCCAATATCCCATATGAGAAATGGCTCAGGTTCGTCTGGCCGATCATGCTCGTATGGATCATTGCATGTTCCGCCTTCATGGTCATCAGCCTCTGGATCGGCTACGGGCCCTTCTAG
- a CDS encoding YfcC family protein, whose translation MDKEEKAEQSPAGFRFPHTYAILFSVVIIAAALSYVIPAGEFERVEVGDRTEVVPGSYTGVEQSPVSFFELFKAIPTGLIDGANIIFYIFLVGGAFGIIRATGAIEAAIQKVMIMVKGNERLMIPVIMLVFSILGFTTGMAEEAIIFVPIGIVLATALGYDAMVGTAMVTLGAASGFIGGMLNPFTVGIAQEIAELTIFSGWQFRGVVYFFVLGIAILYVMHYAKKVKRKPESSLVYEEAQKGHVNFTDDVMNFDELKKRHIMILITFAAGIIINIYGIFQHGWFLTELSANFFVIGLIAGLVGGMKINDIFDAFIDGMKLVVYGAIIVGFARAIVVVLESGVIIDSVINGMSSVLDFLPPSITALGMLVIQVVINFFIPSGSGQAMTTMPIMTPIADLQEIPRQVAVLAYQYGDAITNTIIPTSASLMGVLAVSGIPYIKWVRFVWKLTLMWLIIAAAALVAATILGIS comes from the coding sequence ATGGATAAAGAAGAAAAAGCAGAACAGAGCCCTGCGGGGTTCAGATTTCCGCATACTTATGCAATTCTATTTTCAGTCGTCATCATTGCAGCAGCACTCAGCTATGTCATCCCGGCCGGGGAATTCGAACGGGTCGAGGTGGGGGATCGGACAGAAGTCGTACCCGGAAGCTACACGGGTGTAGAGCAGAGTCCGGTTTCATTCTTCGAACTGTTCAAGGCCATCCCGACAGGCCTGATCGACGGGGCGAACATCATCTTCTACATATTCCTGGTCGGTGGCGCCTTCGGCATCATCCGCGCGACAGGTGCCATAGAAGCGGCCATCCAGAAGGTGATGATCATGGTCAAGGGGAATGAAAGGCTGATGATACCGGTCATCATGCTTGTATTCTCCATTCTGGGCTTCACTACTGGTATGGCGGAGGAGGCCATCATCTTCGTTCCAATCGGCATCGTGCTGGCGACAGCCCTCGGGTATGATGCGATGGTAGGGACCGCCATGGTGACGCTCGGAGCAGCTTCAGGCTTCATCGGCGGCATGCTCAACCCCTTTACCGTGGGGATTGCGCAGGAAATCGCCGAATTGACCATCTTCTCGGGCTGGCAGTTCCGGGGTGTCGTCTATTTCTTTGTGCTGGGCATTGCCATCCTTTATGTCATGCATTATGCGAAGAAGGTGAAGCGGAAACCGGAGTCGAGCCTGGTCTATGAGGAAGCGCAGAAAGGGCATGTGAACTTTACGGATGATGTCATGAATTTCGACGAACTCAAAAAACGGCACATCATGATCCTCATCACGTTTGCAGCCGGAATCATCATCAATATCTATGGCATATTCCAGCATGGGTGGTTCCTGACCGAACTTTCCGCAAACTTCTTTGTGATCGGCCTCATCGCCGGCCTTGTCGGCGGCATGAAGATCAACGATATATTTGATGCATTCATCGACGGCATGAAGCTTGTCGTCTATGGAGCGATCATCGTCGGGTTTGCAAGGGCCATTGTGGTGGTGCTCGAGTCCGGCGTCATCATAGATTCGGTCATCAATGGAATGAGCAGTGTGCTCGACTTCCTGCCGCCATCCATTACGGCGCTCGGGATGCTTGTCATACAGGTCGTGATCAACTTCTTCATCCCGTCCGGGTCCGGCCAGGCGATGACGACGATGCCGATCATGACGCCGATCGCCGATCTGCAGGAAATTCCGAGGCAGGTCGCCGTACTTGCCTATCAATACGGGGATGCAATCACGAATACGATCATACCGACGTCGGCCTCGCTCATGGGGGTTCTGGCCGTTTCAGGCATCCCATACATCAAATGGGTCCGGTTCGTCTGGAAATTGACGCTGATGTGGCTCATCATCGCTGCCGCAGCACTCGTTGCTGCAACGATCCTCGGCATCTCATAG
- the mscL gene encoding large conductance mechanosensitive channel protein MscL, translating to MWQEFKDFILRGNVLDLAVAVVIGAAFSKIVTALVENIIMPSIALIFGNTDFTSEWAYKGITYGVFIQAIIDFLIIAAAIFVFIKAVNLLTRNHFVEEAAEDEQTVLLREIRDALKKEDASS from the coding sequence ATGTGGCAGGAATTCAAGGACTTCATACTCAGGGGCAATGTACTGGATCTTGCAGTCGCCGTCGTCATTGGTGCGGCATTCAGCAAAATCGTCACTGCACTCGTAGAAAACATCATCATGCCGTCGATTGCACTGATATTCGGCAACACCGACTTCACATCGGAATGGGCATACAAGGGGATCACCTATGGCGTCTTCATCCAGGCGATCATAGACTTCCTCATCATAGCAGCAGCAATATTCGTATTCATCAAAGCCGTCAATCTCCTGACGCGGAACCACTTCGTCGAGGAGGCGGCCGAAGATGAGCAGACGGTGCTGCTCAGGGAGATCAGGGACGCACTGAAAAAGGAAGATGCAAGTTCATGA
- a CDS encoding BCCT family transporter: MEENQKSRLTPVFWIALAIVSALVLYGVFFSENFESVTGVMQGFITSNFSWYYVSLTTIFIAFCLIFVFTPMGQIRLGKPTEKPEFKTASWFAMLFSAGMGIGLVFWGAAEPISHYFTPPTAEPGTDTAMKEALRRSFFHWGFHAWAVYAVVGLALAFAQFRRNEPGLISSTLRPILGKHVDGPIGTAIDVLAVFATIAGVATSLGLGVMQINGGLSYLFGIPNNIYVQIIIIAVITVLFMYSAWTGLSKGIQYLSNANMVLAGLLMIFTLVLGPTVLILNMWTDTFGGMVSNFINMSYDVAPLNQEKNDWLGAWTIYYWGWWMAWSPFVGIFIARVSRGRTIREFVLAVMVGPAVVSFLWFSIFGVTAIESDRQVGGFSDLATETVLFEMFNNMPLGFIVSLVAVLLIGTFFITSADSATFVLGMQTTNGSLTPSNRVKMIWGVAQVMIAVVLLMGGGLTALQASSIISAFPFSLILILMMIATYKDIAKEQRSLNLLIEPDYKGTEYEKLMEDHEAKLRRENNEG, translated from the coding sequence ATGGAAGAGAATCAAAAATCAAGATTAACTCCAGTTTTCTGGATTGCACTTGCCATCGTTTCCGCACTTGTACTCTATGGCGTGTTCTTCTCAGAAAACTTCGAAAGTGTCACAGGTGTGATGCAGGGGTTCATTACGAGCAACTTCAGCTGGTACTATGTTTCACTCACAACCATATTCATCGCTTTCTGTCTAATATTCGTATTTACACCGATGGGGCAGATCCGTCTCGGCAAGCCGACGGAAAAGCCTGAATTCAAGACCGCTTCATGGTTTGCGATGCTGTTCAGTGCCGGTATGGGGATTGGGCTGGTCTTCTGGGGGGCGGCTGAACCGATCAGCCACTATTTCACCCCGCCGACAGCCGAACCAGGCACAGATACCGCAATGAAGGAAGCACTCAGAAGATCCTTCTTCCACTGGGGCTTCCATGCTTGGGCTGTCTATGCTGTAGTCGGCTTGGCACTGGCGTTCGCCCAGTTCAGAAGAAATGAACCGGGTCTGATTTCAAGCACCCTGAGGCCGATACTCGGCAAACACGTGGATGGACCGATCGGTACAGCCATCGATGTACTCGCTGTATTTGCGACGATTGCCGGTGTTGCGACATCACTTGGTCTTGGTGTCATGCAGATCAACGGCGGCCTGAGCTACCTGTTCGGCATCCCGAACAACATCTATGTACAGATCATCATCATCGCCGTGATCACGGTACTGTTCATGTACAGTGCATGGACCGGCCTGTCGAAAGGCATCCAGTACCTCAGTAATGCAAACATGGTACTTGCCGGCCTGCTGATGATATTCACACTGGTACTCGGACCGACCGTACTCATCCTGAACATGTGGACGGATACATTCGGCGGCATGGTAAGCAACTTCATCAACATGAGCTACGATGTTGCACCACTGAACCAGGAGAAGAATGACTGGCTTGGTGCATGGACGATCTACTACTGGGGCTGGTGGATGGCATGGAGTCCGTTCGTCGGCATCTTCATCGCCCGTGTCTCCCGTGGACGCACAATCCGTGAATTCGTCCTCGCGGTCATGGTCGGCCCGGCAGTCGTCAGCTTCCTATGGTTCAGCATATTCGGCGTCACTGCCATTGAATCCGATAGACAGGTTGGCGGTTTCTCCGACCTTGCGACTGAAACAGTATTGTTTGAAATGTTCAATAACATGCCGCTCGGCTTCATCGTTTCACTCGTAGCCGTGCTGCTGATCGGGACGTTCTTCATCACATCTGCAGACTCCGCTACATTCGTACTGGGCATGCAGACGACGAATGGCTCCCTGACACCATCCAACAGGGTCAAGATGATCTGGGGTGTCGCCCAGGTGATGATTGCCGTCGTACTCCTTATGGGTGGCGGCCTGACGGCATTGCAGGCATCTTCAATCATCTCGGCATTCCCATTCTCGCTCATTCTGATACTCATGATGATTGCGACATACAAGGATATCGCAAAAGAGCAGAGGTCATTGAACCTCCTCATCGAGCCGGACTACAAAGGTACGGAGTATGAGAAGCTGATGGAAGATCATGAGGCGAAATTGAGAAGAGAGAACAATGAAGGCTAG
- the acnA gene encoding aconitate hydratase AcnA — MSQNVNEAARKSFNVGGKDYNYYSLKTLTERGMSETHKLPYSVRVLLESVLRQYDGSVIKDEHIESLATWDKGDHQGKEVPFKPSRVILQDFTGVPAVVDLASLRKAMDDVGGDVQKINPEVPVDLVIDHSVQVDAYGTDDALRLNMELEFERNQERYEFLHWATKAFDNYKAVPPATGIVHQVNLEYLANVVHVKEDGDERVTFPDTLVGTDSHTTMINGLGVLGWGVGGIEAEAGMLGQPSYFPVPEVVGVRMTNGLPEGATATDLALRVTELLRKHGVVGKFVEFFGQGVTELPLADRATIANMAPEYGATCGFFPVDDETLEYMKLTGRSEEHIDIVKKYLQENDMFFDPANEPVYSEVVDLDLSTVEPALAGPKRPQDLIQLSDMKKEYRKSVTAESGNHGHGLDESEFDKKTTIKFNDGREVEMKTGDLAIAAITSCTNTSNPYVMLGAGLVAKKAVEKGLEVPAYVKTSLAPGSKVVTGYLEDSGLQEYMDKLGFNLVGYGCTTCIGNSGPLLPEITEAITESDLLVSSVLSGNRNFEGRIHPLVKANYLASPPLIVAYALAGTVDIDLRNEPLGKDKDGNDVFMKDIWPSTQEVKDAVMSNVSPELFRKEYERVFDANEIWNNIETTDAPLYDFDPESTYIQNPSFFQNLSTEPGKVESLNGLRVLGKFGDSVTTDHISPAGAIGKDTPAGKWLIEQGVSPRNFNSYGSRRGNHEVMLRGTFANIRIRNQIADGKEGGFTTYWPTGEVMSIYDAAMKYQQDGTGLVVIAGDDYGMGSSRDWAAKGTNLLGVKAVIAASYERIHRSNLVMMGVLPLQFVDGEDADSLGFDGSETFDIQVGEDVMPGHILDAVATNQDGKKTEFKVKARFDSEVEVDYYRNGGILQLVLRNKLKEQ; from the coding sequence ATGAGTCAAAATGTTAATGAAGCTGCCAGGAAGTCGTTCAATGTCGGCGGCAAGGACTATAACTACTATAGTCTGAAGACATTGACTGAACGGGGCATGTCCGAAACACACAAATTGCCATACTCCGTCAGAGTACTGCTTGAATCGGTACTGCGCCAGTACGATGGCAGTGTCATCAAAGATGAACATATCGAATCTCTGGCAACTTGGGATAAAGGCGACCACCAAGGAAAAGAAGTGCCATTCAAACCTTCACGTGTCATTCTCCAGGACTTTACCGGTGTGCCTGCGGTCGTCGACCTGGCATCACTCAGGAAGGCAATGGATGATGTAGGCGGGGATGTACAGAAGATCAATCCTGAAGTGCCTGTCGATCTCGTCATCGACCACTCCGTACAGGTGGATGCCTATGGTACCGATGATGCACTCAGATTGAACATGGAGCTCGAGTTCGAAAGGAACCAGGAACGCTATGAATTCCTGCACTGGGCAACGAAGGCATTCGACAACTACAAAGCTGTTCCGCCAGCAACAGGTATCGTCCACCAGGTCAACCTCGAGTACCTGGCGAACGTTGTCCATGTCAAGGAAGACGGCGATGAACGCGTCACGTTCCCTGATACACTTGTCGGTACGGATTCCCACACTACCATGATCAATGGTCTCGGCGTCCTTGGCTGGGGTGTCGGCGGCATCGAGGCTGAAGCCGGAATGCTCGGACAGCCATCCTACTTCCCTGTACCTGAAGTCGTTGGGGTACGCATGACGAATGGACTGCCGGAAGGTGCCACTGCAACAGACCTTGCACTGCGCGTCACTGAACTGCTGCGCAAACATGGTGTTGTAGGCAAGTTTGTCGAATTCTTCGGCCAGGGCGTCACTGAACTTCCGCTTGCCGACAGGGCGACGATTGCAAACATGGCGCCTGAATATGGTGCAACATGCGGCTTCTTCCCTGTTGATGATGAAACGCTAGAATACATGAAGCTCACAGGACGCAGTGAAGAACATATCGATATCGTCAAAAAGTATCTGCAGGAGAATGACATGTTCTTCGATCCTGCAAATGAACCAGTCTACAGCGAAGTCGTCGACCTCGACCTCTCCACTGTTGAGCCTGCACTTGCTGGACCAAAGCGTCCACAGGATCTGATCCAGCTCTCCGACATGAAGAAGGAGTACAGGAAATCAGTGACTGCGGAAAGCGGCAACCATGGCCATGGTCTGGACGAATCCGAATTCGACAAGAAGACGACGATCAAATTCAACGATGGCAGGGAAGTAGAAATGAAGACCGGCGACCTCGCCATTGCCGCCATCACTTCATGTACGAACACATCCAACCCTTATGTCATGCTGGGTGCGGGTCTGGTCGCAAAGAAAGCGGTTGAAAAAGGCCTCGAGGTTCCAGCATATGTGAAGACTTCACTGGCACCAGGCTCCAAAGTCGTTACCGGCTACCTTGAAGACTCCGGCCTGCAGGAATACATGGATAAGCTCGGCTTCAACCTCGTAGGTTACGGCTGTACGACATGTATCGGAAACTCCGGTCCACTGCTTCCTGAAATTACAGAAGCAATCACTGAAAGCGATCTGCTTGTAAGTTCAGTGCTGTCCGGAAACCGTAACTTTGAAGGCAGGATCCACCCGCTCGTCAAAGCCAACTATCTTGCTTCACCTCCACTGATCGTGGCATATGCGCTTGCCGGTACAGTAGACATCGATCTGCGCAATGAACCGCTCGGTAAGGACAAGGACGGCAACGATGTCTTCATGAAGGATATCTGGCCATCCACCCAGGAAGTCAAGGATGCAGTAATGAGCAACGTCAGCCCTGAGCTCTTCAGAAAAGAGTACGAAAGGGTATTCGATGCCAACGAAATCTGGAACAACATCGAAACGACGGATGCACCGCTCTACGACTTCGATCCGGAGTCCACGTACATCCAGAACCCATCATTCTTCCAGAACCTGTCCACAGAACCGGGCAAAGTGGAATCACTGAATGGCCTGCGTGTACTCGGCAAGTTCGGCGACTCCGTAACGACAGACCACATCTCACCTGCGGGTGCGATCGGCAAGGATACACCTGCCGGAAAATGGCTGATCGAGCAGGGTGTATCCCCAAGGAACTTCAACTCATATGGTTCCCGACGCGGAAACCACGAAGTGATGCTCCGCGGTACATTCGCCAACATCCGTATCCGCAACCAGATTGCGGACGGCAAAGAGGGCGGATTCACAACGTACTGGCCGACTGGTGAAGTCATGAGCATCTATGATGCTGCAATGAAATATCAGCAGGATGGCACGGGACTCGTGGTCATCGCAGGAGACGACTACGGTATGGGCTCCAGCCGTGACTGGGCAGCCAAAGGTACGAACCTCCTCGGTGTCAAAGCGGTCATCGCAGCAAGCTATGAGCGTATCCACCGTTCGAACCTCGTAATGATGGGCGTCCTCCCACTCCAGTTCGTCGATGGGGAAGATGCAGATTCACTCGGCTTTGACGGCAGCGAGACATTCGACATCCAAGTCGGTGAAGATGTCATGCCTGGCCACATCCTTGATGCTGTAGCGACGAACCAGGACGGCAAGAAGACTGAGTTCAAAGTCAAGGCACGCTTCGATTCAGAAGTAGAAGTGGACTACTACCGCAACGGCGGCATCCTGCAGCTTGTACTCAGAAACAAACTTAAAGAGCAGTAA
- a CDS encoding HesB/YadR/YfhF family protein translates to MLEVTDRALDWMKEELDPEEGQGVNIYVRYGGETQLKQGFSPALTVERIPSDSKVFDYDGIQVFIKESDLWYFEDTELVIDSEDDEVTFESR, encoded by the coding sequence ATGTTGGAAGTTACAGATCGTGCACTGGATTGGATGAAGGAAGAACTGGACCCGGAAGAAGGACAGGGCGTCAACATCTATGTAAGGTATGGCGGGGAAACACAGCTGAAACAGGGGTTTTCTCCAGCATTGACAGTAGAGCGCATCCCCTCTGACAGTAAAGTATTCGACTATGATGGCATACAGGTGTTCATCAAGGAATCGGACCTGTGGTACTTTGAAGATACGGAACTGGTCATAGATTCTGAGGATGATGAAGTCACATTCGAAAGCAGATAA
- the plsY gene encoding glycerol-3-phosphate 1-O-acyltransferase PlsY has protein sequence METIIILLVLSYLLGSTPFSLLIGLWFYKIDLRQHGSGNIGTTNTFRILGKKAGIVVLLLDMFKGALPVVAAMLLNVDMHIFIPGLVAALGHVYSIFLKFKGGKAVATSAGAVLAYNPLLFIMLLAAFLITLKLSKYVSLSSIVSAVLFFILSLAFRDPLLIAFSFIIAVVIVVRHISNIKRIMDGTESKITFM, from the coding sequence ATGGAAACGATCATAATACTCCTGGTATTGAGCTATCTCCTGGGTTCCACGCCATTCAGCCTGCTCATCGGCCTGTGGTTCTATAAGATCGACCTCAGACAGCATGGCAGCGGCAATATAGGCACCACAAACACCTTCAGGATCCTTGGGAAGAAGGCGGGCATCGTCGTGCTGCTCCTGGATATGTTCAAGGGGGCACTTCCAGTGGTTGCCGCGATGCTCCTCAACGTGGATATGCATATATTCATTCCCGGTCTTGTTGCGGCCCTTGGCCATGTCTACTCCATATTCCTCAAATTCAAGGGTGGCAAGGCAGTCGCTACCAGTGCAGGTGCCGTACTGGCATACAATCCCCTGCTCTTCATCATGCTCCTGGCCGCTTTCCTGATAACATTGAAGCTCAGCAAATATGTATCCCTGTCCAGCATCGTGAGTGCCGTCCTATTCTTTATTCTTTCGCTGGCATTCAGGGATCCGCTGCTGATTGCATTCTCATTCATCATCGCCGTAGTCATTGTCGTTAGACATATCTCCAACATTAAACGTATAATGGATGGTACAGAATCTAAAATCACATTCATGTAG
- the parE gene encoding DNA topoisomerase IV subunit B: MARQNTYNDDSIQILEGLDAVRKRPGMYVGSTDHRGLHHLVYEITDNSVDEVINGYGDEINITINPDESITIRDNGRGMPTGMHTSGKPTPEVIFTVLHAGGKFGAGGYKTSGGLHGVGASVVNALSEWMEIRIYRDGKVHEMSFKDGGKLDRPLEVTGKTKQTGTEVTFMPDGKIFKSGTSFHFETIMERMRESAFLQKGMRISITDRRPEEPLEEVFQYDDGLKAFINFLNEGKDAIGDVVMFSGEYNDIVAEVSFQYNDQYSETLISFVNNVRTKDGGTHEVGFKTGFTRVFNEYARKIKELKDKDKNLEGSDIREGLTAVISVKVPENLLQFEGQTKSKLGTSEARNVMESLMSEHLPYYLEENGALSTQLVKKAIKARSVRETARKAREEARNGKKRRKDTLLSGKLTPAQSRNAKKNELYLVEGDSAGGSAKQGRDRRFQAILPLRGKVINTEKAKFEDIFKNEEINTIIHTIGAGVGTEFSVDDTNYDKIVIMTDADTDGAHIQVLLLTFFFNYMRPLFDAGKIYIALPPLFQLKKKGRKKDEVRYVWTEDELVEAQKEMGKNVELQRYKGLGEMMPEQLWETTMNPETRTLIQVRIEDEALSLKRVTTLMGDNVEMRRKWIESNVSFTLEDADSILGNEDVTKLGESGELND; this comes from the coding sequence TTGGCAAGACAGAATACTTATAACGATGATTCAATACAAATACTTGAAGGTCTGGACGCCGTAAGGAAAAGGCCGGGGATGTATGTCGGTTCAACCGATCATAGGGGGCTGCATCACTTGGTGTACGAGATCACCGACAACTCGGTCGATGAGGTCATCAACGGCTACGGCGATGAAATCAACATCACCATCAATCCGGATGAAAGCATCACCATCCGCGACAACGGGCGGGGCATGCCAACGGGCATGCACACATCCGGCAAGCCGACACCGGAAGTCATATTCACGGTGCTCCATGCAGGCGGCAAGTTCGGTGCCGGCGGCTATAAGACATCCGGCGGCCTTCACGGTGTGGGGGCTTCGGTCGTCAATGCGCTGAGCGAATGGATGGAAATCAGGATCTACCGGGATGGAAAAGTGCATGAGATGTCATTCAAGGACGGCGGCAAGCTCGACCGTCCATTGGAAGTGACCGGAAAGACGAAGCAGACCGGCACGGAAGTGACCTTCATGCCCGATGGAAAGATATTCAAGAGCGGTACTTCATTCCATTTTGAAACCATCATGGAAAGGATGCGGGAATCCGCGTTCCTGCAGAAGGGGATGCGCATTTCGATTACGGACAGGCGTCCCGAGGAGCCGCTCGAGGAAGTCTTCCAATATGATGATGGGCTGAAAGCCTTCATCAACTTCCTGAATGAGGGCAAGGATGCGATCGGGGATGTGGTCATGTTCTCCGGCGAGTACAACGATATCGTGGCTGAAGTGAGCTTCCAGTATAATGACCAGTACAGTGAAACGCTGATCTCCTTCGTCAATAATGTACGGACGAAGGATGGCGGAACGCATGAGGTCGGCTTCAAGACTGGCTTCACGCGTGTATTCAATGAATACGCACGCAAGATCAAGGAATTGAAGGACAAGGACAAGAACCTTGAAGGCAGCGACATCAGGGAAGGCCTGACTGCCGTCATCTCGGTGAAGGTCCCTGAGAACCTGCTCCAGTTCGAAGGCCAGACGAAGAGCAAGCTCGGTACGAGTGAAGCGCGGAATGTCATGGAATCGCTGATGAGCGAACATCTTCCATACTATCTGGAGGAGAACGGGGCGCTGAGCACCCAGCTGGTCAAGAAGGCGATCAAGGCAAGGAGCGTCCGGGAGACTGCACGGAAAGCCCGTGAGGAGGCGAGGAACGGCAAGAAGCGCCGCAAGGATACACTGCTTTCCGGCAAATTGACGCCCGCCCAGAGCCGCAATGCCAAGAAGAATGAACTGTATCTTGTCGAAGGGGACTCTGCAGGCGGATCTGCAAAGCAGGGCCGCGACAGGCGATTCCAGGCCATCCTGCCGCTGCGCGGCAAGGTCATCAATACCGAGAAGGCGAAGTTTGAGGACATCTTCAAAAATGAAGAGATCAATACGATCATCCATACGATCGGTGCCGGCGTCGGTACGGAATTCAGTGTGGATGATACGAACTATGACAAGATCGTCATCATGACGGACGCGGACACCGATGGTGCGCACATCCAGGTGCTGCTCCTTACGTTCTTCTTCAACTACATGCGTCCGCTCTTCGATGCGGGCAAGATCTATATCGCCCTGCCGCCTTTATTCCAGCTCAAGAAGAAGGGCAGGAAAAAGGATGAGGTACGGTATGTCTGGACTGAGGATGAACTCGTCGAGGCCCAGAAGGAAATGGGCAAAAATGTCGAACTCCAGCGCTATAAGGGTCTGGGTGAGATGATGCCGGAACAGCTGTGGGAAACGACGATGAATCCGGAGACGCGGACGTTGATCCAGGTGCGTATTGAAGATGAGGCACTTTCATTGAAGCGTGTCACGACCCTCATGGGGGACAATGTGGAGATGCGCAGGAAGTGGATCGAATCGAATGTCAGCTTCACACTCGAAGATGCAGACAGCATATTGGGGAATGAAGATGTTACAAAACTGGGAGAAAGTGGTGAATTGAATGACTGA